Within the Anaerotignum faecicola genome, the region CGCTCGCCGCTACTTAGGAAATCGAGTTTTCTTTCTCCTCCTACTGCTACTTAGATGTTTCAGTTCACAGCGTTCCCTTCCATACGCTATGGATTCACGCATGGATACTTGAGGTTTGCTCAAGTAGGTTTCCCCATTCAGATATCTCCGGATCGATGGCTGTTTGCGCCTCCCCGAAGCTTTTCGCAGCTTACCACGTCTTTCATCGGCTCCTAGTGCCAAGGCATTCTCCTTGTGCTCTTTCTTGCTTGACCAGTTTAATATAATAGCTATTTCTCTGGAATGTTTCGTTGTAGCGATACAACTTTTGTTACATTTGAAAATAGAAAATTTTTGTTTTCTCGATTGACTCTATTTTTGCTTTACTTGTATTCAGTTTTCAAGGTGCAAGTTGTTTTATTTTTGGCCGTTCTCGCGACCGCTTAAATATATTATCATGGGGATACTTCTTTGTCAACAACTTTTTTCGTTTTTTGCAAAAATTCTTTCAAAACAGCAAAAGCCCGTAAAACCGGGCTTTCAGGTAAATATCGTCAGAATCAGCTGCAATAATATGTTGTTTTCGTAAAAATATCCTGCAAAAAGCGTTCGTTCCATGGCAGAAAAAAGTTCTGCAAACGCCCCCCTGCACTGAAAAAATGTCAGCACAATGCCTGACAGCCAGACGCAGACAATCCCCTTCGCGCCACCCACCAGAAATCCGCTGAATCGATTCAGAAAATTCAGTCCCGGCAGCTTACTGAACAGGTGCAGTGCATTGATTACCACCTTCACTACAATATAAATCAGCACAAACGCCGCCGCAACACTCAATACATTGATGCAGACATTCGCGAGATACCCTGCGATATATTCCTTCAGGCTTTCCGCGTGGAGCAGCTGATAAATCACAGGATTATTATTTTCCAGAAGCGCCTCCTTCAGAAATTCCGGCAGGGGCATTGCCTCAATCAGCGCGGTCTGCGTCTGCATTGCCCCCTCCTGCAAAGCCGTATCCAGTCCCATGGAGGTCTGAATTGCCGTGGACATTTTATCAAACAGGATTGTTTCCCTTAAAAATCTTCCGATAAAAGGGCTTACTGCTTTCGTTCCGAGCAGCGCCAGTGCCATCGGCAAAAAGCCGAGTACCGCGCGAATCAGACCCTTTCGCCATGCCGCAACGGCGCAGCCCAGAATGATCGCCGCCACAGCCCCATCCAATATCCAATTCATCCGTTTTCCTCCTTTTTCTTCTATATATAATAGAACCGCATGCAGAGAAAATTTTCACAAAAGAAAGGCGGCCTGGCATTCTCTTGCCCATTCTGCCGCCCTTCCCTATTTTTACTGCTTTTGTGTCGCTTCATTTTGTGTTTTTTCATTCTGCGTTGTTTCATTTCTCGCAGAAACACTTGCATTTTCCGTATCCGCCGTTTTTGTCGCATTCGTCTGCTTTTTCCCCTTTGTCATGGCATAAACAGAAATCTCATTCTTCCCAACTGCCATCACGCGGTTCAGCTTTTCCATCGGAATCAGGTCATTCAAATCGGTGATTGCCGTATAATTCCAGCTTTCATTGCCGCTGTAGGTTACACCGGTATAATCGCGGTCATTGCCGACCACAATGCCTTTTTCTGCCGCATGCAGATACGTCACACTCTCGCCGGAGGCAAAGGAGCCCTTCTCATTGCCGTTGCCATCCAGCCAACAAACCGTTCCCTTCTCTCTGCCATCCTTATTTGCCACACCGTCCCCCAGCGCAAGCACAATATATTCCTTATTCCCTAATGCTGCTTGATCAACGGTATTTTCCAGAGGATAATTCCAAAGCTCGCCGCCGTCACTGCCAACACCATAGACTGCCTGATCGGAAATCACCGCCAACGCGCCATTTTTGCGATAGCTGATAACGGGAATGATTTCATCCGTTTTTTCCACTGCCGCAAACATGCTGTCCGTAAAGTTTTCTCCATCCTCCGCATTGATATAGAACAGCAGAACGCGCCCCATCGGGGAAATATCCGTTGTGTCCAGATAGCTGATCGCAAACACCCTGCTGTCATCCGATACATCCGAGGAAAGGGGATAAATGCCCTTGCTCTCCTCTACGCGCTCCTTCAAAAGCTTCCCCTTTCGGTTATAAACACAGATGCGGTAGCTGCTGTCATTCTTCGTAATCAGGGAAAGATAGCCGGTTTCATTCAGCGCGAACTGCACAGGAGAGCCTTCCGCCTGCAAATCATAAACCATTCCTTCCTTATTATAAACCCGTACCGTTTTACCGCCCATGTCGCCAACAGCAACAAAATCGCCTTCCTGCACAAGGGTTGGCGAGGTCATACTGAAGGTATCACTCCACTTCTGCGCCCCTACGGCGGTATAATATTTCACGCCATCCTTCGTGCAAAGCAGAAATTCCTTTCCAAATGCAGCGACAGCCGCCTTACTGCCGGCATCCACCGCCACGCTTTCCTTCGGTGTATCCTCCTGCACGGCTGCGTCCTCCTCCTGCGCCTGCGTTCGGTTCGTTTTTCCGATAAGGGCGAGAAAACGCCCCTGTCCATGGAAGGTATCAATATAAATCCCACCTGCTACCAGACAGACCACCGCCAGAATACAGACCAACGCAGTCAGCATCTTATTACTGTTATTCAAAAATTTTTTCGGTCTTCTTTTCATTGCCGCTTATTCCTTCAAATTTCTCTGTACCAAAAACATGGCTCTGTCATAGTCTTCCTTCCTGACATAAATCAGGTATTCCGTCTGATGGTCGATATCTGCATCCGTCGAAGTTGTTCTTCCGCTCACAAAAAAATCCGCCCGATCAGAAACGCGCATCTCATAAGAAATATCAAATTTCCAGAGAATATCTCGCACCTCCGCCTGTTTTTTCATATCAAATGTGCAAAACAGCTCTTTCCTGTTCCATACTGTAATCATGGCAATCCCTCCTGACGCTTGATTGCAATTCTTTTTCTCTATCATACTATATTCATACCGCTTTTGCAAATCAACACAGCTTTCTTTTTTCAAAAAAACGCCCGAGAAATTTTATAACAATTTTTTCTCAGGCGTTCTCTTTTCTTAATTTTCTTTCAGCTTTTCATACAGTGCAATATACTGTACTGCGGAGCTTTCCCACGAATAATCGCAAAGCATTGCATTTTTCACAACGTGCGCCCATTCTTCCCTGCCCATATGGTAGGTACGCAGGGCTTCATCCAATGCCCAAAGCAGTCCGCCGCAGTCATAGTTTTCAAATAAAAACCCATTGCCCTCCTTCGTCTCAGGGTTATACTGCCGAATCGTATCCGCCAGACCGCCTGTTTTTCTCGCAATCGGCACAGTGCCAAAGCGCAGGCTGAACATCTGCCCTAAGCCGCAGGGTTCAAACTTGGAAGGCATCAGAAATAAATCCGCAGATGCGTAAATCTGCTGTGCCAGTGCCTCATCAAAGAAGATATTCGCAGAAACCCTGCCGGGGTAACGGCTCTGCAGGCTGCGGAAGGTATATTCATACGAAGGCTCACCCGTGCCAAGCAGCACAAACTGCACATCTCGGCGCATCATTTCATCCAAAACAGGTGCCAGAATATCCACACCCTTTTGGTCTGCCAAGCGTGTAATCATGGCAATCAACGGAACCTCCCGTTCCTCCAGACCCAAGCGCTTTTGCAGGGCATGCTTATTCTCTGCCTTTCCTTCGGGATGCGCCGCGCTGAAATGCTTCACGATAAAACCATCTGTTTCGGGGTTATTCGCCGTAAAATCAATGCCGTTCAGAATCCCGCAAAGGCGGTCGCTTCTGCTGCGCAAAATGCCATCCATGCCATACCCATATTCGGGTGTCTGAATTTCCTGTGCATAGGTTCCGCTGACGGTACTGATATAATCGGCATACACCAGACCCATTTTCATATAGCAGACCGTATTATAAAATTCAATATTGGCGTATGCCCAGTCGGATACCCCCAGAAGCTCCATGGTATCGAGCGAAAAACGTCCCTGATACTGCAAATTATGAATTGTAAACAGTGTTTTGATTTTGGAATATTCCGTTACCTTATTGTACATTTCCTTCAGATACATACAGACCGGCCCTGTCTGCCAGTCGTTGCAATGAATCACATCAGGATAAAAATCAAGCATTGCCAGCATATCCAGAACAGCCTTGCCGAAAAAGGCAAAGCGTTCGTTATCGTCATCAAAGCCGTATAACGCACCACGGCTGAAATAATAATCGTTTTCAATAAAATAAACAGGCACCTCTCCGGGCTTTACCAGAACCTTGGCTCTCTGTTTTCTCCATTGTAAATAAACGTCAAATTCTCCTAAAAATTCCACGCCGTACATTGTCTCGTTTTTAATTACTCTATGACGAGGAATGACCACACGGACATCCACGTTCTTTTTCTGCAATGCCTTCGGCAAAGAGCCGACAACATCACCCAAGCCGCCGCTTTTGACAAAAGGCGCTGATTCGGAGGCAACTAAAAGTACCTTCAAACCCTTTTCCATAAAATATCACCTCTTTTTTATCATACAATGAAAACGTCCCGACAGCAAGAAAAACCCGCAGAACATCTGATAAAATTTACGGATTTCCGAAAAAAATACACGTTTTCATCCCCTTTATAAATTCCCAAAGAAATGGTATGCTATAGATTGAAATAAAAAAAATCAAAAAATAAAATCTAAAATAGAAAAGAGGCTACGATTATGAATCATACCATTCCCGAACGAAAGGATACCGACCCTCGTTTTCATTGGCACATCGAGGATTATTTCAAAACCGATGCTGATTGGGAGGCTGCCTATGTCTCTCTGGAGGAGAGCCTGCCCGAGCTGACCGCCTTTGCCGGCAAGCTGGCGGACTCCGCAGAAGCACTGCTTTCCTGCCTGAAAAAGAATGAGGCACTTTCCCTGAAATTAGACCATATCTATACCTACGCCTCCATGCGGATGCACGAGGATAGTGCAAATGCCTTCTATCAGGGGCTGGCTTCCCGTGCAGAGCTGCTGCTGATTCGCTATTCTGCGGCAGTTTCCTTCCTCACCCCTGAAATTATTGCCATTCCGGAGGAAAAGCTTACCGCCTTCCGTGCAGAAAAAGCGGCAGATTTTGCTGTCTATGACCATTTCTTCCATACCCTTCTGCGCCAGAAGGCACACACCCTTTCCCCTGCGGAGGAGCATCTGCTTGCCAGAACCGCGGAGCTGGGCGGCGCGCCACAGCAGATTTTTACCATGCTGAACGACGCGGATATCACATTCCCGCCTATCCGCACTGCCGTAGGAGAAGAATTGGAGCTGACAAAGGGCAGATATGTCACCTTTCTGGAAAGCCCCGACCGCTCTGTTCGCGAGCAGGCGTTCAAAAATCTCTATTCTGTCTATTCCGCACAGAAAAACACCATCGCCGCAACCTATGCCGCATCTGTAAAAAGCGATGTCTTTTTCGCACAGGCAAGAAAGTACGGCTCTGCGATGGAAATGGCGCTTTCCGATGACAATATTCCGCTTTCTGTATATGATACGCTGATTGAAACCGTCAACAAGAGCCTTCCCCTGCTGCACCGCTATGTTTCCCTGCGCAAAAAGGAGCTGGGTGTAGATGAACTGCACATGTATGATTTATATGTTCCGCTTGTACCCGATGCAGATGTCAAGATTCCTTATGAGCAGGCAAAAGTAACCGTAAAAGAGGCATTGCAGGTAATGGGCGAGGAGTACTGCAAGGCTCTGGCGCATGGTATGGAAAGCGGCTGGATTGATGTTTACGAAAACAAGGGCAAGCGCGGCGGTGCGTATTCCTGGGGCAGCTACGGCGTGCATCCCTTTGTTCTGCTCAACCATAACGATACCATCAACAGCATGTTTACCCTTGCGCATGAAATGGGGCATGCCCTGCACAGCTTCTTCACATGGAAAAAGCAGCCCTATCTTTATGCCGACCATAAGATTTTTGTTGCAGAGGTAGCTTCCACCTGCAATGAAGCCCTGCTGATGGAGCATCTTCTGAAAACAACTGAGGATAAAACCATGCGGAAATATCTCATCAACTATTTCCTGGAGCAGTTCCGCGGTACACTCTTCCGCCAGACCATGTTTGCCGAATTTGAAAAAATCACACACGCCATGGCAGAAAAGGGCGAACCCCTTACATGGGAAGGCATGAACCAAATCTATCGTGATTTGAACATCAAATATTTTGGCGAGGATATCGTGATTGATTCGGAAATTGATATTGAATGGGCGCGTATCCCCCATTTCTATAATGCGTTCTATGTATATCAGTATGCAACCGGCTACAGTGCTGCGATTGCCCTTTCCAGAAAAATTCTGAACGAGGGACAGCCT harbors:
- a CDS encoding DUF5711 family protein, with protein sequence MKRRPKKFLNNSNKMLTALVCILAVVCLVAGGIYIDTFHGQGRFLALIGKTNRTQAQEEDAAVQEDTPKESVAVDAGSKAAVAAFGKEFLLCTKDGVKYYTAVGAQKWSDTFSMTSPTLVQEGDFVAVGDMGGKTVRVYNKEGMVYDLQAEGSPVQFALNETGYLSLITKNDSSYRICVYNRKGKLLKERVEESKGIYPLSSDVSDDSRVFAISYLDTTDISPMGRVLLFYINAEDGENFTDSMFAAVEKTDEIIPVISYRKNGALAVISDQAVYGVGSDGGELWNYPLENTVDQAALGNKEYIVLALGDGVANKDGREKGTVCWLDGNGNEKGSFASGESVTYLHAAEKGIVVGNDRDYTGVTYSGNESWNYTAITDLNDLIPMEKLNRVMAVGKNEISVYAMTKGKKQTNATKTADTENASVSARNETTQNEKTQNEATQKQ
- a CDS encoding CvpA family protein encodes the protein MNWILDGAVAAIILGCAVAAWRKGLIRAVLGFLPMALALLGTKAVSPFIGRFLRETILFDKMSTAIQTSMGLDTALQEGAMQTQTALIEAMPLPEFLKEALLENNNPVIYQLLHAESLKEYIAGYLANVCINVLSVAAAFVLIYIVVKVVINALHLFSKLPGLNFLNRFSGFLVGGAKGIVCVWLSGIVLTFFQCRGAFAELFSAMERTLFAGYFYENNILLQLILTIFT
- the glgA gene encoding glycogen synthase GlgA is translated as MEKGLKVLLVASESAPFVKSGGLGDVVGSLPKALQKKNVDVRVVIPRHRVIKNETMYGVEFLGEFDVYLQWRKQRAKVLVKPGEVPVYFIENDYYFSRGALYGFDDDNERFAFFGKAVLDMLAMLDFYPDVIHCNDWQTGPVCMYLKEMYNKVTEYSKIKTLFTIHNLQYQGRFSLDTMELLGVSDWAYANIEFYNTVCYMKMGLVYADYISTVSGTYAQEIQTPEYGYGMDGILRSRSDRLCGILNGIDFTANNPETDGFIVKHFSAAHPEGKAENKHALQKRLGLEEREVPLIAMITRLADQKGVDILAPVLDEMMRRDVQFVLLGTGEPSYEYTFRSLQSRYPGRVSANIFFDEALAQQIYASADLFLMPSKFEPCGLGQMFSLRFGTVPIARKTGGLADTIRQYNPETKEGNGFLFENYDCGGLLWALDEALRTYHMGREEWAHVVKNAMLCDYSWESSAVQYIALYEKLKEN
- the pepF gene encoding oligoendopeptidase F gives rise to the protein MNHTIPERKDTDPRFHWHIEDYFKTDADWEAAYVSLEESLPELTAFAGKLADSAEALLSCLKKNEALSLKLDHIYTYASMRMHEDSANAFYQGLASRAELLLIRYSAAVSFLTPEIIAIPEEKLTAFRAEKAADFAVYDHFFHTLLRQKAHTLSPAEEHLLARTAELGGAPQQIFTMLNDADITFPPIRTAVGEELELTKGRYVTFLESPDRSVREQAFKNLYSVYSAQKNTIAATYAASVKSDVFFAQARKYGSAMEMALSDDNIPLSVYDTLIETVNKSLPLLHRYVSLRKKELGVDELHMYDLYVPLVPDADVKIPYEQAKVTVKEALQVMGEEYCKALAHGMESGWIDVYENKGKRGGAYSWGSYGVHPFVLLNHNDTINSMFTLAHEMGHALHSFFTWKKQPYLYADHKIFVAEVASTCNEALLMEHLLKTTEDKTMRKYLINYFLEQFRGTLFRQTMFAEFEKITHAMAEKGEPLTWEGMNQIYRDLNIKYFGEDIVIDSEIDIEWARIPHFYNAFYVYQYATGYSAAIALSRKILNEGQPAVAAYLDFLSKGDSEYSIDLLKGAGVDMTTAVPIENAMQLFKELLDEFEAL